Proteins from a genomic interval of Drosophila melanogaster chromosome 2R:
- the CG10936 gene encoding uncharacterized protein: MSRSTSKTTSLLCGSIIIFFVTICGCLAQDTSSYYFPSQNRFVPSSGSFPRPQPSSLSGFRASSGGFSPSPGSYQEQLLFIANENAKQSPAAASSQFGTPFGGSSQFAKPNRQTDYYDISPRPFGVPSGAGPAASAGLGAAASTGATSASVTNGFTRSKAIRNGSGNSLGGGFQPQTQRINVPHQQTQFLAHFSESGNEKRPVTSSRPFGNGGFSPTRTRTQAPVSALVENPATPAATAFRPRNRYQPGSSTASTTTTTTSSAEVSSKRYNRFGSNRAKATSTTTSTTQNTPSERPSFGRKSPNPRRPVFISREVNEPVSVVSKRPFNYSGARLKLPARPTARTTSTTESVEEEEPLDDEEEEEEHEGSDEQYEEESDEGTEEHSESSSLEKLPLQEEAVTPVTVTKNEAFAHVEPSEPTTSSEIDNESSTSSTEESHTDVSEVTNGDAEVSNDENDVTTLHPAHEEEIVDEPTTIIPQENQSTEDAHVDEQTVTTEQPLDSTSKTEETENVSKPEETKTSKQEEQSASKSENQSLNKQEEQSESQYDDEGEGEDYEYDDEEGSEDSTSEVENQDSKPSTPSAEHKDDREIISVVTTKSVVNGSTILPVPVTPSTNFITEEEVESSHADLKLETTTSMTLDEEKGPNATENYVVVASIQPSRSINGARFLPFPAIEQEETKQTLSELERKVHSKQQQTPAQKQSEGSEEVQASSSIQPPVVSSTESIIDKLDRVQSELSSGLLSGKYPIISQMDSSTPATSTTVGTGPGKFVPHIRKYQPRTTSSAPRTTSSKVKVQHFDDGEMDELATLLPVGFKPRPSYKNRKITTTTSTTEAPPAEISKQKPGRNSTISRSFKSGHVTVQDVAQAGLLPKGYKPPKTTTTTTTTEKAEESNPNSSSGLESLFSEIQFDENLASLLPKDYKLNSSPKLQVNTTTATPSTTQRNLPVAVPFDDLSTFQLPPGYKAPEPKDEPKLPPGVTPIKIDSLKDLLPPGFKLNVTESDASDEIPASLLPPGYKAKKQHPASTTTTSTTTSKPTVSASSTTEAAVTEASGGSGFKVVFPKGNHKRLGAHRLTTPHPSGEEGTTASSSSNLQVMIKKGPPTRATTEFTGWPTPPTTPLSIDKLNAQTINFEDLLTASGTSSTTSTTTTTTTTTTTTTPRPTKPGHCTADCDLAATIKIIDGVAWKPELLDHNTVEWKNLAHELEAQLNEVYSGAPQLNKWYKKVRIDSFSKGSVLVDYYVELANITEDVDTLEIRQLFHDALSKPATPVLPDKDAQENETDSVSGPQEEQLVTASYQMGKYIIDPVATDFSVIAKNAHTNVEFAEEDLLIPQWAIVVIVIGVGSLVFVVIFGVTVLLNRQKRAKKTPIPLTNDMLNELKVNHMGGADNYGVDDFYNIDDPWNDTKQPIKPKRFTNSMHGSNSSNIYDSWRSTRHPHTSGDYFYDQQPTYSQKGDSLKRPQLHHGNHSSHREYPAHHHQASQQHQQAYGHQYPDAFADAHQMYSYNNHASRTRYSRDYDPDF; this comes from the exons ATGTCGCGGTCGACGTCAAAAACGACGTCGCTGCTTTGCGGCAGCATCATCATTTTCTTCGTCACCATCTGCGGCTGCTTGGCACAAG ATACTTCCAGCTACTACTTCCCATCGCAAAATCGATTTGTGCCATCATCCGGTTCCTTTCCGCGCCCACAGCCGTCCTCGCTGAGTGGATTCCGTGCCAGTTCCGGCGGATTCTCACCTTCGCCGGGCTCCTACCAGGAACAGCTTCTGTTCATCGCCAACGAAAATGCCAAACAATCGCCAGCGGCGGCCAGTTCGCAATTCGGAACTCCATTTGGAGGCAGTTCCCAGTTTGCG AAACCCAATCGCCAGACGGACTATTACGATATCTCGCCACGCCCCTTTGGAGTGCCCTCGGGGGCGGGACCAGCGGCATCGGCGGGATTAGGAGCGGCAGCGTCCACTGGTGCCACGTCCGCGTCGGTGACCAATGGCTTCACACGCTCCAAGGCGATACGGAATGGATCGGGCAACAGCCTTGGTGGTGGATTCCAGCCGCAGACGCAGCGCATCAATGTGCCCCACCAGCAGACGCAGTTTTTGGCCCACTTTAGCGAATCTGGG AACGAAAAGCGACCGGTGACCAGCAGCCGTCCATTTGGCAATGGAGGATTCTCACCTACCCGAACTCGAACCCAGGCGCCGGTTTCGGCACTTGTAGAAAATCCAGCCACTCCCGCAGCAACGGCTTTCAGACCACGTAATCGCTATCAACCCGGCAGCTCCACTGCATCTaccacaaccacaacaacgagTAGTGCGGAGGTGAGCAGCAAGCGGTACAACCGATTTGGTAGCAATCGGGCCAAagccaccagcaccaccacctcaACCACTCAGAACACACCCTCGGAACGCCCGAGTTTCGGCAGGAAGTCACCAAATCCCAGGCGACCCGTTTTCATCAGTCGCGAAGTCAACGAACCGGTGAGTGTGGTCAGCAAGCGACCATTCAACTACAGTGGAGCCAGGCTAAAGCTGCCAGCCAGACCCACCGCTCGCACCACCAGCACTACCGAAAGcgtcgaggaggaggagccccTGGATGacgaggaggaagaggaggagcaCGAGGGCAGTGATGAACAGTATGAAGAGGAATCCGACGAGGGAACCGAAGAACACTCGGAATCCTCGAGCTTGGAGAAGTTACCACTGCAGGAGGAGGCCGTCACCCCGGTGACAGTGACCAAGAACGAGGCATTCGCACATGTAGAGCCTTCCGAACCCACCACCAGTTCCGAAATAGATAATGAAAGCAGCACGAGCAGCACTGAAGAAAGCCACACTGATGTATCTGAAGTAACCAACGGCGATGCAGAGGTTAGCAACGATGAAAATGATGTCACCACCCTACACCCAGCTCATGAGGAGGAAATCGTAGACGAACCCACCACTATTATTCCACAGGAGAATCAATCCACGGAGGATGCTCATGTGGATGAACAAACCGTAACCACTGAACAGCCTTTGGATAGCACCTCCAAAACGGAAGAAACCGAGAACGTATCCAAACCAGAGGAGACCAAGACATCGAAGCAAGAGGAACAGAGCGCATCAAAATCAGAGAACCAAAGCCTTAACAAGCAGGAGGAGCAATCCGAGTCCCAGTACGATGATGAAGGGGAGGGTGAGGACTATGAATACGATGATGAGGAGGGTAGTGAAGACTCAACCAGCGAAGTGGAGAATCAAGACTCCAAGCCATCCACGCCCAGTGCGGAGCATAAGGATGATCGCGAAATCATTTCGGTGGTAACCACCAAGAGTGTGGTCAATGGATCCACAATTCTACCAGTGCCAGTTACTCCAAGCACCAACTTTATAACTGAGGAGGAAGTTGAGTCTTCCCACGCTGATCTCAAATTGGAAACTACAACATCCATGACCTTGGACGAAGAGAAAGGCCCGAATGCTACTGAGAACTATGTGGTTGTGGCCTCTATCCAACCCAGTCGTAGCATCAATGGAGCCCGGTTCTTACCTTTCCCCGCCATTGAGCAGGAAGAGACGAAACAGACACTATCTGAACTGGAGCGGAAAGTGCATTCCAAACAGCAGCAGACCCCAGCTCAAAAGCAATCGGAGGGCAGCGAGGAGGTGCAGGCCAGCTCCTCCATCCAACCTCCGGTAGTTTCCTCCACGGAGAGTATCATTGACAAACTGGATCGTGTGCAGTCAGAGCTGTCCAGTGGCTTGTTATCTGGCAAGTACCCCATCATCAGCCAGATGGACTCCTCCACACCAGCAACTAGCACTACTGTGGGTACAGGTCCCGGAAAATTTGTGCCCCACATCAGGAAGTACCAACCAAGAACCACATCATCTGCTCCGCGAACAACCAGCAGCAAGGTGAAAGTGCAGCATTTCGATGACGGAGAAATGGACGAGCTGGCCACCCTTCTCCCTGTGGGCTTCAAGCCCAGACCGAGCTATAAGAATCGCAAGATTACGACAACGACCTCTACCACAGAGGCGCCGCCAGCTGAGATATCCAAACAGAAGCCGGGACGCAACTCCACCATCAGTCGATCGTTTAAGAGCGGTCACGTAACCGTGCAGGATGTGGCACAGGCTGGACTACTGCCCAAGGGCTATAAGCCACCAAAGactacaactacaacgacGACAACCGAAAAAGCGGAGGAGAGCAATCCAAATTCTTCCTCTGGACTCGAAAGTCTCTTCAGTGAAATCCAATTCGACGAAAACTTGGCCTCCCTGCTGCCCAAGGACTACAAACTGAACAGTAGTCCCAAGCTGCAAGTGAACACCACCACTGCCACTCCGTCAACCACTCAAAGGAATTTGCCAGTTGCAGTGCCTTTCGATGATCTTAGCACGTTCCAGTTGCCTCCTGGATATAAGGCTCCCGAGCCCAAGGATGAACCTAAGCTGCCACCAGGTGTGACTCCCATTAAAATAGATTCGTTGAAAGACCTGCTACCTCCTGGATTTAAATTGAATGTAACAGAGAGCGATGCTAGTGACGAGATTCCTGCCTCCCTGCTTCCACCTGGCTACAAAGCCAAGAAACAGCATCCGGcctcaaccaccaccacctctaCAACAACGAGTAAGCCCACTGTGTCGGCTTCTAGCACCACTGAAGCAGCTGTCACGGAAGCTTCCGGAGGAAGTGGCTTTAAGGTGGTATTCCCAAAGGGTAACCACAAAAGATTGGGTGCCCACCGCCTGACAACACCTCATCCTTCCGGCGAGGAGGGAACTACTGCGTCCTCGAGCTCAAACCTGCAAGTGATGATCAAAAAGGGCCCACCAACCAGGGCCACCACCGAGTTCACCGGCTGGCCGACTCCGCCGACCACTCCGCTGTCCATTGACAAACTGAACGCACAGACCATAAACTTTGAGGATCTGTTGACGGCTAGTGGAACGAGTAGCACGACAAGCACTACCACAACTACGACAACTACAACCACAACGACTACTCCACGACCCACAAAACCGGGTCATTGTACCGCCGACTGCGACTTGGCTGCTACCATTAAGATCATCGATGGTGTGGCATGGAAACCAGAGCTACTTGATCACAACACCGTGGAGTGGAAGAATCTGGCCCACGAGCTGGAGGCACAG CTCAACGAAGTTTATTCCGGAGCTCCTCAGCTCAACAAGTGGTATAAAAAGGTGCGTATAGATAGCTTCAGCAAGGGCAGCGTCCTAGTCGACTACTATGTGGAGCTCGCCAACATAACCGAGGATGTGGATACCCTGGAAATCCGTCAATTGTTCCACGATGCCCTGTCCAAGCCAGCTACTCCAGTTCTACCCGATAAGGATGCGCAGGAGAATGAGACGGATAGCGTCTCGGGACcgcaggaggagcagctggtAACGGCCAGCTATCAGATGGGCAAATACATTATTGATCCGGTGGCGACAGATTTTAGTG TCATAGCCAAGAATGCTCATACTAATGTGGAGTTCGCAGAGGAGGATCTGCTTATTCCACAATGGGCCATTGTGGTCATAGTGATTGGAGTAGGCTCCCTGGTGTTTGTAGTCATTTTTGGGGTCACAGTG TTGCTCAACCGTCAGAAGAGGGCCAAGAAGACCCCCATTCCACTGACCAATGACATGCTAAACGAGCTAAAGGTCAACCACATGGGTGGTGCGGACAACTATGGCGTGGATGATTTCTATAACATCGACGATCCTTGGAACGATACCAAGCAACCTATTAAGCCGAAG CGCTTCACCAACTCAATGCACGGTAGCAACAGTTCCAACATCTACGACAGTTGGCGATCCACCAGGCATCCGCACACCAGCGGGGATTACTTCTATGACCAGCAGCCAACCTATTCCCAGAAAGGAGACTCACTGAAGAGGCCGCAGCTCCACCATGGTAACCACAGCAGTCACAGAGAGTACcccgcccaccaccaccaggcgtcacagcagcaccagcaggcGTACGGTCACCAGTATCCAGATGCCTTCGCCGATGCCCACCAGATGTACAGCTACAACAACCATGCGAGTCGGACGCGCTATTCCCGCGACTATGATCCCGATTTTTGA
- the CG44403 gene encoding uncharacterized protein — translation MNFKDNADSSTGSQISKQKDLKSPKRTRDEVTKKTKKKLPKNATMARSQLTPSMKIKAMIKNRVKMTQKRKLALMTSAKDKPLPLKSKRKVIVVDPSLKTIRPKIARRPTPLPRPRKKRESRATTLPKYIPLCQKKHHVVIEKSSEG, via the coding sequence atgaattttaaagacAACGCGGACAGCTCGACAGGTAGCCAAATTAGCAAGCAAAAAGATTTGAAGTCGCCAAAAAGGACTAGGGATGAGGTGACCAAAAAAACCAAGAAGAAACTGCCGAAGAATGCCACTATGGCGCGGTCACAACTGACTCCCTCTATGAAAATCAAGGCCATGATAAAGAATAGAGTTAAAATGACGCAGAAGCGGAAGCTAGCACTTATGACATCCGCAAAGGATAAACCACTGCCGCTGAAGTCTAAACGTAAAGTCATTGTGGTGGATCCCTCTTTGAAGACCATACGGCCCAAGATTGCCCGGCGCCCCACTCCGTTGCCCCGTCcgcgaaaaaaaagggaaagtcGTGCAACGACCTTGCCAAAATATATTCCCTTGTGTCAGAAAAAACACCATGTCGTCATTGAAAAATCCTCCGAAGGCTAA
- the rhi gene encoding rhino, translating to MSRNHQRPNLGLVDAPPNDHVEEYVVEKILGKRFVNGRPQVLVKWSGFPNENNTWEPLENVGNCMKLVSDFESEVFRLHRKAAAKSVGKSKSSPSSSGPLITENGPSSSKKTQQHSKSVQAKNTAGMSKMNQKKGKNIKKTAGKIKDIENYPKTQMPSTSQVSTDSTEVFDGNPSATTTNMIKSPRIQSLFSDLNLIEPTKDKDVGDTSLKTPPKSRRLIEFPQREDAPLSSKHVSPMLIRKESQPLQSSCTDDSDLGESSSSMSLPTVSSTSSEKSIKVTKSEPKTLGQIKFSSRSSDGGHAASSLGAPKEGDIGLDLSGSDSMDSEVESMRRCPRRKRKKTYPDWKFPEMTKPFGVNRGLDLDKILHCYQMNDDLFMFVTWKGCSSIDAVHINDIKEAYPLQIIKYFESLRIIVPK from the exons ATGTCTCGCAACCATCAGCGACCAAATCTTGGTCTGGTCGATGCACCGCCTAATGATCATGTCGAAGAATATGTAGTGGAGAAAATCTTAGGCAAACGGTTTGTTAATGGGCGTCCCCAGGTTCTGGTGAAGTGGAGCGGTTTTCCGAACGAGAACAACACCTGGGAACCATTGGAAAACGTAGGCAACTGCATGAAGCTGGTCTCCGACTTCGAGTCGGAGGTCTTCAGGCTGCATCGGAAGGCCGCGGCTAAATCTGTCGGGAAATCGAAGTCAAGTCCTAGCAGCAGCGGTCCATTGATCACCGAGAATGGCCCCAGCAGCTCTAAGAAAACACAACAACATTCCAAGTCGGTGCAGGCAAAAAACACAGCTGGAATGTCGAAGATGaatcagaaaaaaggaaagaatATTAAGAAAACGGCGGGAAAAATCAAAGATATTGAAAATTATCCCAAAACTCAGATGCCTAGTACTAGCCAAGTCTCCACAGATTCAACTGAAGTTTTCGACGGCAATCCATCAGCCACAACGACGAACATGATTAAGAGTCCCAGGATTCAAAGCCTTTTCAGTGATCTGAACTTGATCGAACCCACTAAAGACAAAGATGTGGGGGACACATCTTTAAAAACGCCTCCCAAATCGCGCCGGCTTATTGAATTTCCTCAACGGGAAGACGCACCATTGTCTTCGAAACATGTGTCTCCTATGCTGATTCGTAAAGAATCCCAACCATTGCAGAGCTCATGTACTGATGATTCGGATTTGGGTGAATCCTCTTCCAGTATGTCGCTTCCTACAGTATCATCGACCAGCTCTGAGAAATCGATCAAGGTCACCAAATCGGAACCTAAAACGCTCGGCCAGATAAAGTTTTCGTCTAGGTCATCCGATGGTGGTCATGCGGCTTCATCGCTGGGCGCACCAAAAGAAGGGGACATTGGCTTGGATTTATCTGGCAGTGATTCCATGGATTCCGAAGTGGAGAGC ATGCGCCGCTGTCCGCGCCGCAAGCGTAAAAAAACTTACCCGGATTGGAAATTCCCGGAGATGACGAAACCCTTCGGTGTGAATCGCGGACTGGATCTGGATAAAATTCTCCACTGCTACCAGATGAATGACGATCTATTCATGTTTGTCACGTGGAAGGGCTGCTCGTCCATCGATGCAGTGCATATTAATGACATTAAGGAAGCGTATCCATTGCAGATAATTAAGTACTTCGAGAGCTTGAGGATCATTGTGCCCAAGTAA
- the Oxp gene encoding oxpecker, whose product MSQKSIDLGLGVRNVKEKSSEYIVEKFLGKRYLRGRPQYLTKWEGYPIEQCTWEPLENLGKCMTLIADYEAELFQQSREKKNDQ is encoded by the coding sequence ATGTCCCAGAAATCCATCGATTTGGGCTTGGGTGTCCGAAACGTCAAGGAGAAATCTTCGGAATACATAGTGGAGAAGTTTCTAGGAAAGCGCTATCTGCGTGGACGCCCTCAGTATCTGACCAAGTGGGAGGGCTATCCCATAGAGCAGTGCACTTGGGAGCCCCTGGAGAACTTGGGCAAGTGCATGACGCTGATTGCGGATTACGAGGCCGAACTATTCCAGCAGAGCCGGGAGAAAAAGAATGACCaatga